TTTCTCTAATCTCATTGGTGTCTTAGGTTAACCTCCATCAACCGAACGCAATGGTATGCTTTCTCATTCTCTTTGTAGTGAAAATGTGTTATAGATGTTTGAAAATTGTTTCTTGTCATGCCTCGATTCATCAGTGGCGTTGTTCACTTATTATAATGGTTTCATTTCTTGTATATAACATAGAAATTGGCGTCTGAAACAATCGTAATCTTGAACTACGCTTTATCCGTGTACAATCATAAGCTTAAGTTTCTACACTAAACTTATGTTTTATGTGAATTAAAAAGGCTAACTCGGCGTCAGGAATGGCGGTGGAAGACGAATGTAAGCTCAAGTTTTTGGAGCTAAAAGCTAAGAGAAACTATAGGTTCATAATATTCAGGATAGATGGACAACAAGTGGTGGTTGAAAAGCTTGGAAGTCCCGAGGAGAACTATGACGATTTCTCAAATTCCCTACCGGCTAACGAGTGCCGCTACGCTGTGTATGACTTCGATTTCACCACTAACGAGAATTGCCAGAAGAGCAAGATCTTCTTCATAGCTTGGTAATACAAAACCCCTCATCATACATACTTTTCATgctataaaacatatattattctttattattaaaaacatgCATTATGCGGATTTGAGTGGTAGATACATGTCATggttgttaagctagatgggcttccaacctaaaaccatttggtgataagtggagtgactcatctatcttatatattacttaggATCCCTTCCAACTACCGATGTGTGACACTTTGTGTCTAATAcgccccctcgagatgatggctctttgagCGTCAATCTCGGAATGCTCGGGCAA
The window above is part of the Brassica napus cultivar Da-Ae chromosome C3, Da-Ae, whole genome shotgun sequence genome. Proteins encoded here:
- the LOC106391251 gene encoding actin-depolymerizing factor 12-like, giving the protein MANSASGMAVEDECKLKFLELKAKRNYRFIIFRIDGQQVVVEKLGSPEENYDDFSNSLPANECRYAVYDFDFTTNENCQKSKIFFIAWSPDSSRVRMKMVYASSKDRFKRELDGIQVELQATDPSEMSFDIIKSRAL